From Weissella confusa, a single genomic window includes:
- the ptsP gene encoding phosphoenolpyruvate--protein phosphotransferase encodes MAKEIKGIAASNGVAIAKAYKLVDPDLSFDTRTVDDVQAEKDRVAAAFLASKTDLEQIRDKAATSMGKEEAEVFTAHIMVLEDPELLGGITGKIDSDSVNAEAALKETTDMYIGMFEAMADDNPYMAERAADIRDVTKRVLSHLLGKELPNPALIKEEVVIVAKDMTPSDTAQLDRQYVKGFITNVGGRTAHAAIMARTLEIPAIVGSKVATEEIQDGDMVILDGLDGVAIVDPSEDQITTYRAKGDKYAAQKAEWATLKNEKSVSADGKEFLVGANIGTPKDLEGVVDNGSEGIGLYRTEFLYMDSKELPTEDEQFEAYKKVLEGMNGKPVTVRTMDIGGDKYLPYLPLPEEENPFLGYRAIRISLDRDDIFRTQLRALLRASVYGDLWIMFPMVATLPEFRAARDIFNEEKAKLQEAGVAVADDIKLGIMIEVPAAAVLADKFAQEVDFFSIGTNDLIGYSMAADRGNDKISYLYQPYNPSILRLIKNVIDSAHKYGKFAAMCGEMAGDPIAVPVLVGMGLDEFSMSATSVLQTRSLMKRLDTTKMAELADKALDAETNEEVIKLVQEAVPAE; translated from the coding sequence ATGGCAAAAGAAATTAAGGGAATTGCGGCATCAAACGGTGTTGCAATTGCAAAAGCATACAAGCTCGTTGATCCTGATTTGTCTTTTGATACTCGTACAGTAGACGATGTTCAAGCTGAGAAGGACCGCGTAGCAGCGGCCTTTTTAGCATCTAAGACAGATTTGGAGCAAATTCGAGACAAAGCAGCGACTTCAATGGGGAAAGAAGAAGCTGAAGTGTTTACGGCACACATCATGGTTTTGGAAGATCCAGAACTTTTGGGTGGTATCACTGGCAAGATTGACAGTGACAGCGTAAACGCGGAAGCCGCCTTGAAGGAAACGACGGACATGTACATTGGTATGTTTGAGGCAATGGCTGATGACAACCCATACATGGCAGAGCGTGCAGCGGATATTCGTGACGTGACGAAGCGTGTCTTGAGTCACTTGTTGGGTAAGGAATTGCCAAACCCAGCATTGATCAAGGAAGAAGTTGTGATTGTTGCGAAGGACATGACGCCTTCAGATACAGCACAATTGGATCGTCAATACGTTAAGGGATTCATCACCAACGTTGGTGGACGCACAGCGCACGCAGCTATCATGGCTCGTACGTTGGAAATCCCAGCTATCGTAGGTTCAAAGGTTGCCACTGAAGAAATTCAAGATGGCGACATGGTTATCTTGGATGGTCTTGACGGTGTTGCAATCGTTGATCCATCTGAAGACCAAATCACAACATACCGTGCCAAGGGTGACAAGTACGCCGCTCAAAAGGCAGAATGGGCAACGTTGAAGAACGAAAAGTCTGTTTCAGCTGATGGTAAGGAGTTCTTGGTTGGTGCCAACATTGGTACACCTAAGGACTTGGAAGGTGTTGTTGATAACGGTTCAGAAGGGATTGGTTTGTACCGTACGGAATTCTTGTACATGGATTCAAAGGAATTGCCTACTGAAGACGAGCAATTTGAAGCCTACAAGAAGGTTCTTGAGGGTATGAATGGTAAACCAGTTACGGTTCGTACGATGGACATTGGTGGTGACAAGTACTTGCCTTACTTGCCACTTCCTGAAGAGGAAAACCCATTCTTGGGTTACCGTGCTATCCGTATCTCATTGGATCGTGATGACATCTTCCGTACACAATTGCGTGCCTTGTTGCGTGCATCAGTTTACGGTGATTTGTGGATTATGTTCCCAATGGTGGCAACGTTGCCAGAATTCCGTGCAGCCCGCGATATCTTCAACGAAGAGAAGGCTAAGTTGCAAGAAGCTGGTGTAGCAGTAGCTGATGATATTAAGTTGGGAATCATGATTGAAGTGCCAGCTGCAGCCGTATTGGCTGACAAGTTTGCACAAGAAGTTGACTTCTTCTCAATCGGAACGAACGACTTGATTGGCTACTCAATGGCCGCTGACCGTGGAAACGATAAGATTTCATACTTGTACCAACCATACAACCCATCAATTTTGCGTTTGATCAAGAACGTGATTGATTCAGCACACAAGTACGGCAAGTTTGCTGCGATGTGTGGTGAAATGGCGGGTGACCCAATTGCCGTACCAGTTTTGGTCGGTATGGGATTGGATGAATTCTCAATGTCTGCAACGTCAGTTTTGCAAACGCGCTCATTGATGAAGCGTTTGGATACGACGAAGATGGCTGAATTGGCTGACAAGGCCTTGGATGCTGAGACAAACGAAGAAGTTATCAAGTTGGTTCAAGAAGCTGTTCCAGCTGAGTAA
- the smpB gene encoding SsrA-binding protein SmpB, whose product MAKKKSNADGALATNNKAKYNYFIGETYEAGIELTGTEIKSVRASKITIADGFIQIRDGQAWLDNVHISPFEQGNRFNHEPLRSRRLLLHKKEIKALGEATAQQGKTIVPLRVYLKHGFAKVLIGVATGKHNYDKRETIKKRDQDRDLRRSLKVR is encoded by the coding sequence ATGGCCAAGAAGAAGTCAAATGCAGATGGTGCATTGGCAACAAACAATAAAGCAAAGTACAACTACTTTATCGGCGAAACGTATGAAGCCGGTATTGAACTGACAGGAACAGAAATCAAGTCAGTTCGTGCCAGCAAGATTACAATTGCGGATGGGTTCATTCAAATTCGTGACGGCCAAGCTTGGTTGGACAACGTTCACATTAGTCCATTTGAGCAAGGTAACCGTTTCAATCACGAACCCTTGCGTAGTCGTCGATTGTTGTTGCACAAAAAAGAAATCAAAGCGCTAGGTGAAGCAACGGCACAACAAGGCAAAACAATTGTGCCATTGCGCGTTTACTTGAAGCATGGTTTCGCCAAGGTATTGATTGGCGTTGCGACTGGTAAGCACAACTACGATAAGCGTGAAACAATTAAAAAGCGTGATCAAGACCGCGATTTGCGTCGCAGCCTAAAGGTCCGATAA
- a CDS encoding beta-ketoacyl-ACP synthase III, with protein MTQGTKIIASSHYVPSDIITNDDLAAIMDTNDEWIQAHTGIKERRISLQGENTSDLATQAARMALAQTDLNPEDIELIIVTTFTPDGLAPSTAALVQRNLKAEGAWAYDISTACSGFVFGMSTADKFIRSGVYKNALVISAEVNSKMMDFTDRTSTVFFGDGAAAMVLVATEEDEGIVKGEEMHTIGDAEVVHSGRIQPLSRIAADNYPKTDAFHQEGRQVFEEVVRLIPDHITNFLADRDLTPNDVDYFITHQANLRIIEAIAEAIDQPMDKFATNITKYGNTSSAGIGIGLDELNKATDLTGKRVLLTGFGAGFTYGSLLLEF; from the coding sequence CGAACGATGACTTGGCGGCAATCATGGATACGAACGACGAGTGGATTCAAGCACACACGGGTATCAAGGAACGACGCATCTCATTGCAAGGTGAGAATACGTCTGATTTGGCCACGCAAGCAGCTCGCATGGCGTTGGCACAAACCGACTTGAACCCTGAAGATATTGAATTGATTATTGTGACGACGTTTACGCCAGATGGTCTTGCACCATCAACGGCAGCGTTGGTGCAACGTAATTTGAAAGCCGAAGGGGCTTGGGCATACGACATTTCAACTGCGTGCTCAGGATTTGTCTTTGGTATGAGTACAGCCGACAAGTTTATTCGTTCAGGAGTTTATAAGAATGCTTTGGTGATTTCAGCCGAAGTTAACTCTAAGATGATGGACTTCACGGATCGTACATCAACCGTATTCTTTGGTGACGGAGCGGCCGCAATGGTCCTTGTTGCGACTGAAGAAGACGAAGGCATTGTGAAGGGCGAAGAGATGCACACGATTGGTGATGCAGAAGTCGTTCACTCAGGACGCATTCAACCGTTGTCACGTATTGCAGCGGACAACTATCCAAAGACAGACGCCTTCCACCAAGAAGGACGCCAAGTATTTGAAGAAGTTGTGCGTTTGATTCCTGATCACATTACTAACTTCTTGGCTGATCGTGATTTGACACCAAATGATGTTGATTACTTCATTACCCACCAAGCAAACTTGCGTATTATCGAGGCGATTGCTGAGGCAATTGATCAACCAATGGACAAGTTTGCAACGAATATTACAAAGTACGGTAACACGTCTTCAGCTGGTATTGGGATTGGTTTGGATGAATTGAATAAGGCAACTGATTTGACTGGAAAGCGCGTTTTGTTGACGGGCTTCGGTGCCGGATTTACATACGGAAGTCTGTTGCTTGAATTCTAG
- the tpiA gene encoding triose-phosphate isomerase, with amino-acid sequence MSRRPIVVGNWKMNKLPSEAAAYIKEVGPMLVQYEGVDTVLAGQDVLLDAMVYAARSTPICIGAENVYWEDRGAYTGETSPAALADLGIKMVIIGHSERRNYFRETDEMVNLKTLAALRNGLMPIIAIDEAVQLESSNDHAHWIVNQVVESLKGVTEADMANVMLAYEPTAAIGSGQAMSPEIAQKSLWIIRQTVADMFNQAVADNLRILYGGSVKPTNVYDILSQPDIDGVLVGDAALDASTFIELVSLAQQAKRTLRKDA; translated from the coding sequence ATGAGCAGACGACCAATTGTAGTTGGAAACTGGAAAATGAATAAATTACCCAGCGAAGCAGCTGCGTATATTAAGGAAGTAGGCCCAATGCTAGTGCAGTACGAGGGGGTCGACACTGTGCTTGCTGGGCAAGACGTCCTGTTGGATGCAATGGTTTACGCAGCACGAAGCACGCCAATCTGTATTGGTGCTGAAAACGTGTACTGGGAAGATCGTGGTGCCTATACAGGCGAAACTAGCCCAGCGGCATTGGCTGATTTGGGTATCAAAATGGTCATCATCGGCCACTCTGAACGACGTAACTATTTCCGAGAAACTGATGAAATGGTTAACTTGAAAACGTTGGCGGCTTTGCGAAATGGCTTGATGCCAATTATTGCGATTGATGAAGCAGTGCAACTAGAATCAAGTAACGACCATGCCCACTGGATTGTTAATCAAGTCGTTGAGTCATTAAAAGGTGTGACAGAAGCCGACATGGCGAATGTTATGTTGGCATATGAACCAACAGCTGCAATTGGTTCAGGTCAGGCGATGAGTCCAGAAATCGCACAAAAGAGTTTGTGGATTATTCGTCAAACTGTTGCGGACATGTTTAATCAAGCCGTGGCAGATAACCTACGTATTTTGTACGGTGGGTCTGTGAAGCCGACGAATGTATATGATATCTTGTCACAACCGGATATTGATGGTGTTTTGGTTGGGGATGCAGCTTTAGATGCGTCAACGTTTATTGAGCTAGTTAGTCTTGCACAACAAGCTAAAAGAACATTGCGAAAAGACGCATAA
- a CDS encoding alpha/beta hydrolase, producing the protein MKIQKDLRYGTDAMQQLDIYAPDNAIADIVLVHGGGWWQGDKRKEDELAGKLVAANFRVAAINYRLADGEKAENIFPTQREDAVMAVNWLVENAGFRLDKLVMWGASSGGNIALEAAQILDVPTVSWSGLNDLAGFMANHPNIVGKKLIIGADVKSKDIDQDGDNQAYYKWLVDNLTANGQVAYADATIYDRLTTATKPVFIANSMNELVPVGEVATLMNRLINLGVGVETMVLPGSRHGEGYMDDALPASIAFVTRVLELGD; encoded by the coding sequence ATGAAAATTCAGAAGGACTTGCGTTATGGTACAGATGCTATGCAACAGCTCGATATTTATGCGCCTGATAATGCGATTGCGGATATCGTACTCGTGCACGGCGGTGGCTGGTGGCAAGGTGATAAGCGCAAAGAAGATGAATTAGCTGGAAAATTGGTTGCAGCTAATTTTCGCGTCGCAGCCATTAACTACCGATTGGCGGATGGTGAGAAGGCCGAGAATATTTTTCCAACGCAACGTGAAGATGCAGTGATGGCGGTTAATTGGTTGGTTGAGAATGCTGGATTCCGACTCGATAAATTGGTCATGTGGGGCGCTTCTTCAGGCGGAAATATTGCACTTGAAGCAGCACAAATCTTAGACGTACCGACTGTGTCTTGGTCTGGTCTCAATGATTTGGCCGGCTTTATGGCAAACCATCCTAACATTGTTGGCAAGAAGCTGATTATCGGTGCGGACGTGAAGTCAAAAGACATTGATCAAGATGGCGACAATCAAGCTTATTACAAGTGGTTGGTCGATAATTTAACCGCGAATGGTCAAGTAGCATATGCCGATGCGACAATTTATGACCGGCTAACGACGGCAACAAAGCCGGTCTTTATTGCGAATTCGATGAATGAGCTCGTACCAGTTGGAGAAGTGGCGACGTTGATGAATCGCCTGATTAATTTAGGAGTTGGCGTCGAAACAATGGTGCTACCTGGTAGTCGTCATGGTGAAGGCTATATGGATGATGCCTTGCCAGCTTCAATCGCCTTTGTCACTCGCGTTCTAGAATTAGGTGATTAG
- the secG gene encoding preprotein translocase subunit SecG — protein MYNVLLTAMIVVGVLIILAVLMQPSKQQDALSALSGGGGDLFATQKARGFEAVMQRITAILGAIWFILGLALVYLSSH, from the coding sequence ATGTACAACGTATTGTTGACAGCGATGATTGTCGTTGGTGTGTTGATTATTTTGGCAGTGTTGATGCAACCATCGAAGCAACAAGATGCTTTGTCAGCCTTGTCAGGTGGCGGCGGAGATTTGTTCGCAACGCAAAAGGCACGTGGGTTCGAGGCAGTGATGCAACGAATCACGGCTATTCTTGGAGCTATCTGGTTTATTTTGGGATTGGCACTAGTTTACCTTTCTTCACACTAA
- the rnr gene encoding ribonuclease R, translating into MDAQNLQDQLFGFLKANPTQAYPAQTLADGLRLDDANAFTKVVQALAALERGGKVKVNDEGAFQYDAEKEGIIGVFKSNDKGFGFVHYDDKEEDVFINPDNTMFAVQGDEVRVKLLTKGDANTGRGPEGKVAEIITHAREHVVGEFTLGSEYKGYVGSIRLTDKKFASFEFLVKEGGVSATDGEVVVASIDQYPSAVAPKRFTGAITEKVGYKDDPGVDILQIVYNHDVPHVFPEAVLEQANKIPDEVQDFEREGREDITDQPLVTIDAIESKDLDDAVVVWKLPNGNFHLGVHIADVSHYVVEGTPLDEEAYNRGTSVYLTDRVIPMLPRNISNGIASLNPGVDRLAMSAEMEFTPAGDLVNHRLHTSVMRSHARMTYKAVNAILAGDEETRSEYSDLVPMFEEMEQLHNALAAKRTERGAIEFDAPEAKIIVDETGKPTDIELRERGLSERMIESFMLAANETVAMHFDQANVPFLYRIHESPDADRVQNFVDFVKALGAPVKIDPENIKSTDLQAIHNFFLDRPEEQMVSTMMLRTMKQAKYSDQPLGHFGIGAEYYTHFTSPIRRYPDLTVHRLIKWYEKNGLGEEAQAKYRDKLAQIGEDTSVRERRAVDTERDTDAMKKAEFMEDKVGDEFEAVVNGVLKFGMFVSLENTVEGLIHTSNFTDDQYVYDEAHMALIGRRFHHIYQIGQPVKVRLIRVDKEQSALDFVLVDPDAAPITDIKVPEDRRGAFGGRNRGERRSNDKNNRSSKGGKTHNGGKPFGAKSDRKPESKHQNTNRKGRH; encoded by the coding sequence ATGGACGCACAAAATTTGCAGGACCAATTATTTGGGTTCTTGAAGGCAAATCCAACGCAAGCCTATCCAGCACAAACGCTGGCTGATGGTTTGCGCTTGGATGATGCCAACGCCTTTACGAAGGTCGTTCAAGCACTAGCTGCTTTGGAACGTGGTGGTAAGGTAAAGGTTAATGATGAAGGCGCATTCCAATATGACGCCGAAAAGGAAGGGATTATTGGTGTCTTCAAGTCTAATGACAAGGGCTTCGGCTTTGTTCACTATGACGACAAGGAAGAAGACGTCTTTATTAATCCTGATAACACGATGTTTGCCGTTCAAGGTGACGAAGTTCGTGTGAAGTTATTGACGAAGGGTGATGCAAACACTGGTCGTGGACCTGAAGGTAAGGTTGCTGAAATCATTACCCACGCTCGTGAGCACGTGGTTGGTGAGTTCACACTTGGTTCAGAATACAAGGGCTACGTTGGAAGTATTCGTTTGACGGATAAGAAGTTTGCGTCATTCGAATTCTTGGTTAAGGAAGGTGGCGTTTCAGCTACCGACGGCGAAGTGGTTGTGGCCTCAATTGACCAATACCCTTCAGCCGTTGCACCAAAGCGCTTCACGGGTGCGATTACGGAGAAGGTCGGATACAAGGATGATCCTGGTGTCGACATTCTACAAATCGTGTACAACCACGATGTGCCACACGTCTTCCCAGAAGCTGTGTTGGAACAAGCAAACAAGATTCCTGATGAAGTGCAAGACTTCGAGCGTGAGGGTCGTGAAGATATCACAGATCAACCACTTGTAACGATTGACGCCATTGAGTCTAAGGACTTGGACGACGCCGTAGTTGTTTGGAAGTTGCCAAACGGAAACTTCCACTTGGGTGTTCACATTGCCGACGTGTCACACTACGTTGTTGAAGGTACACCATTGGATGAGGAAGCTTACAACCGTGGCACGTCAGTTTACTTGACGGACCGTGTCATTCCAATGTTGCCACGTAACATCTCTAACGGAATTGCGTCATTGAACCCTGGTGTTGACCGTTTGGCCATGTCTGCCGAAATGGAATTCACACCAGCTGGTGATTTGGTAAACCACCGTTTGCACACCTCAGTTATGCGTTCACACGCTCGTATGACGTACAAGGCAGTTAATGCTATCTTGGCTGGTGACGAAGAAACGCGTTCAGAGTACAGCGACCTTGTGCCAATGTTCGAAGAAATGGAACAATTGCACAATGCGTTGGCCGCTAAGCGTACGGAACGTGGTGCAATCGAATTTGATGCACCTGAGGCAAAGATTATCGTTGATGAGACGGGTAAGCCAACGGATATCGAATTGCGTGAGCGTGGTTTGTCAGAACGTATGATTGAGTCATTCATGTTGGCAGCCAACGAAACGGTTGCCATGCACTTTGATCAAGCAAACGTGCCATTCTTGTACCGTATTCACGAGTCACCAGATGCTGACCGTGTTCAAAACTTCGTGGACTTTGTGAAGGCCCTTGGTGCACCGGTTAAGATTGACCCAGAAAACATCAAGTCAACTGACTTGCAAGCTATCCACAACTTCTTCTTGGATCGTCCAGAAGAACAAATGGTTTCAACCATGATGTTGCGTACGATGAAGCAAGCCAAGTACTCAGACCAACCATTGGGACACTTTGGTATTGGTGCTGAATACTACACACACTTCACATCACCAATTCGTCGTTACCCTGATTTGACGGTTCACCGTTTGATTAAGTGGTACGAGAAGAACGGTTTGGGTGAAGAGGCACAAGCTAAGTACCGTGATAAGTTGGCTCAAATTGGTGAGGATACGTCAGTTCGTGAGCGTCGTGCCGTTGATACTGAACGTGATACGGATGCCATGAAGAAGGCCGAGTTCATGGAGGACAAGGTTGGCGACGAATTCGAGGCAGTGGTAAACGGTGTCTTGAAGTTTGGTATGTTCGTTTCATTGGAGAACACGGTTGAAGGTTTGATTCACACGTCAAACTTCACAGATGACCAATATGTCTACGATGAAGCGCACATGGCTTTGATTGGCCGTCGTTTCCACCACATCTACCAAATCGGACAACCGGTTAAGGTACGTTTGATTCGTGTTGATAAGGAACAATCAGCTTTGGACTTCGTTTTGGTTGATCCAGATGCTGCTCCAATCACTGACATCAAGGTGCCAGAGGACCGTCGCGGTGCCTTTGGTGGTCGCAACCGCGGTGAGCGTCGTAGCAACGACAAGAACAACCGCTCAAGCAAGGGTGGTAAGACTCACAACGGTGGAAAGCCATTCGGTGCAAAGTCAGACCGCAAGCCTGAATCAAAGCACCAGAATACCAACCGTAAGGGACGTCACTAA
- a CDS encoding phosphocarrier protein HPr — protein sequence MESREFHIVAETGIHARPATLLVQAASKFSSNVTLSYQGKDVNLKSIMGVMSLGVGQNADVKISAEGDDEAEALAAIADTMSAEGLTD from the coding sequence ATGGAATCACGCGAATTTCACATTGTAGCAGAAACTGGTATCCACGCACGTCCAGCAACTTTGTTGGTACAAGCAGCTTCAAAGTTTTCATCAAACGTAACTTTGTCATACCAAGGCAAGGACGTTAACTTGAAGTCAATCATGGGTGTTATGTCATTGGGTGTTGGTCAAAACGCCGACGTTAAGATTTCAGCTGAAGGTGATGACGAAGCTGAAGCATTGGCTGCAATCGCAGACACGATGTCAGCTGAAGGTTTGACTGACTAA
- the eno gene encoding phosphopyruvate hydratase, whose translation MSAITDIYAREVLDSRGNPTVEVEVYTELGGFGRGIVPSGASTGVNEAVELRDGDKGRFLGKGTLKAVENVNKVIKDKLVGMDVTDQVLLDRTMIELDGTPNKGKLGANAILGVSIAAARAAADELGTPLYNYLGGFNSKVLPTPMMNVVNGGAHADNSVDFQEFMIMPVGAKTVAEAIRMGSETFHALQALLKESGHSTAVGDEGGFAPNFASNAEPFEFLLNAIERAGYKPGKDIAIAFDVASSEFYDHEKKIYTLAGEPDKKEYTTDEFIDYLENLVNKYPVVSIEDPLAEAEDLNDEEQWDNWVKLTDRLGKKVQLVGDDFFVTNTKFLAKGIEKGAANSILIKVNQIGTLTETMEAIEMAKEAGYTAIVSHRSGETEDTTIADLVVATNAGQIKTGSMSRTDRIAKYNQLMRIEDLLTEKVAEYKGINSFYNIDKSAREAIVNYVR comes from the coding sequence ATGTCTGCAATTACTGATATTTACGCACGCGAAGTCTTGGACTCACGTGGTAACCCAACTGTTGAAGTTGAAGTTTACACTGAATTGGGTGGTTTCGGTCGCGGAATCGTTCCTTCAGGAGCTTCTACTGGTGTTAACGAAGCCGTTGAATTGCGTGACGGTGACAAGGGTCGTTTCTTGGGTAAGGGAACATTGAAGGCCGTTGAAAACGTTAACAAGGTTATCAAGGACAAGTTGGTTGGTATGGATGTAACTGACCAAGTTTTGTTGGACCGTACGATGATCGAATTGGACGGAACGCCAAACAAGGGTAAGTTGGGTGCCAACGCTATCCTTGGTGTTTCAATCGCCGCTGCTCGTGCAGCTGCTGACGAGTTGGGAACGCCTTTGTACAACTACCTTGGTGGTTTCAACTCAAAGGTTTTGCCTACGCCAATGATGAACGTCGTTAACGGTGGTGCCCACGCGGACAACTCTGTTGACTTCCAAGAATTCATGATCATGCCAGTTGGTGCAAAGACTGTTGCTGAAGCTATCCGTATGGGTTCAGAAACTTTCCACGCATTGCAAGCATTGTTGAAGGAGTCAGGTCACTCAACTGCTGTTGGTGACGAAGGTGGATTTGCACCTAACTTCGCATCAAACGCAGAGCCATTCGAGTTCTTGTTGAATGCTATCGAGCGCGCTGGTTACAAGCCTGGTAAGGACATCGCAATCGCCTTTGACGTTGCCTCATCAGAATTCTACGACCACGAGAAGAAGATCTACACGTTGGCAGGTGAGCCTGATAAGAAGGAATACACGACTGACGAGTTCATCGACTACTTGGAGAACTTGGTAAACAAGTACCCTGTTGTATCAATCGAAGACCCTCTAGCAGAAGCTGAGGACTTGAACGATGAAGAGCAATGGGATAACTGGGTAAAGTTGACTGACCGTTTGGGCAAGAAGGTTCAATTGGTTGGTGACGACTTCTTCGTTACGAACACGAAGTTCTTGGCTAAGGGTATCGAAAAGGGTGCCGCTAACTCAATCTTGATCAAGGTTAACCAAATCGGTACTTTGACTGAGACGATGGAAGCTATCGAAATGGCTAAGGAAGCTGGTTACACGGCTATCGTTTCACACCGTTCAGGTGAAACTGAAGACACGACGATCGCTGACTTGGTTGTTGCTACGAACGCAGGTCAAATCAAGACTGGTTCAATGTCACGTACTGACCGTATTGCAAAGTACAACCAATTGATGCGCATCGAAGACTTGTTGACTGAAAAGGTTGCTGAATACAAGGGTATCAACAGCTTCTACAACATTGACAAGTCAGCTCGTGAAGCAATCGTTAACTACGTGCGCTAA
- a CDS encoding MFS transporter, translating into MQESQNGLKLWLSMTAVGLFTFMSTLDASIVNIALPVMSKEMNIPMNQDTWTVSIYLIVISGLLALFGNLGDQLGKIKIFRIGTIVFTLGSVLAGIDLGLPFLLFARFVQAVGASMTMSNSFGITTTLAPQNLRGRAMSFIAAWVSLGSILGPALGGLLLQHLSWSYIFWINVPIGIIAIVAGAFLLPKSSKKGVTPQIDWFGAVSLFLFVAVLFLGLNVAQVQGFLAAWPLALIVIAIILFILFIRHELHAEKPLLDLTIFSSKLFTISLITAFLVFVTNFFINVLMPFYLENLRGLSTGTSGMYMLLWPVAMLVFSALSGTLADKMDREYVTLFGLTVLAIVMFTWFFVDGESPMLLIGLLLAGSGFGMAFFQSPNNALIMSNAPQDKLGVAGSLNALSRNLGMITGTTLVTSVLYAAMSAKLGKSITTYPTHNPEVFVFGMHVAFAVAGVLLVIAFIITFYRVLMRRATK; encoded by the coding sequence ATGCAAGAGAGTCAAAACGGTTTGAAGCTATGGTTATCAATGACAGCAGTTGGGTTGTTCACATTTATGAGCACCTTGGATGCGTCAATTGTTAATATTGCATTGCCTGTTATGTCAAAAGAGATGAATATCCCAATGAATCAAGACACGTGGACGGTCTCAATTTATTTGATTGTTATTTCTGGATTGTTGGCTTTGTTTGGTAACTTGGGTGATCAACTCGGTAAGATTAAGATTTTTAGAATTGGAACGATTGTTTTCACACTCGGTTCTGTACTGGCGGGAATTGATTTAGGTTTGCCATTTTTGTTGTTTGCCCGTTTTGTACAAGCCGTTGGTGCATCAATGACGATGAGTAATTCATTTGGAATTACGACGACACTTGCACCACAAAACCTACGTGGTCGTGCGATGTCATTCATTGCTGCTTGGGTATCACTTGGTTCAATCCTTGGTCCAGCGCTTGGTGGGTTGTTGCTACAACACTTGTCATGGTCATACATCTTCTGGATTAACGTGCCAATCGGTATCATTGCTATCGTAGCAGGTGCGTTCTTGCTACCAAAGTCATCAAAGAAGGGTGTAACGCCTCAAATTGATTGGTTCGGTGCTGTGTCATTGTTCTTGTTCGTTGCCGTTTTGTTCCTTGGATTAAATGTGGCACAAGTGCAAGGGTTCTTGGCAGCTTGGCCATTGGCTTTGATTGTCATTGCCATCATTCTGTTTATCTTGTTTATTCGTCACGAATTGCATGCTGAGAAGCCATTGCTTGATTTGACGATTTTCTCATCAAAGCTATTTACAATCAGTTTGATTACGGCGTTCCTAGTGTTCGTCACAAACTTCTTTATTAATGTTTTGATGCCATTCTACCTTGAGAATTTGCGTGGCTTGAGTACTGGTACATCAGGCATGTACATGTTGCTATGGCCGGTAGCTATGCTGGTGTTCTCCGCTTTGTCAGGTACGTTGGCTGACAAGATGGATCGTGAGTACGTGACCTTGTTTGGTTTGACGGTATTGGCGATTGTCATGTTTACGTGGTTCTTCGTTGATGGTGAGTCACCAATGTTGTTGATTGGTTTGTTGTTGGCTGGTTCAGGATTTGGAATGGCCTTCTTCCAATCACCAAATAATGCGTTGATTATGTCAAACGCACCCCAAGATAAGTTAGGTGTTGCCGGATCATTGAATGCATTGTCACGTAACTTGGGAATGATTACTGGTACAACATTGGTTACGTCAGTTTTGTACGCAGCAATGAGTGCTAAGTTGGGCAAGTCAATCACAACGTATCCAACGCACAACCCTGAAGTCTTTGTCTTCGGAATGCACGTTGCCTTTGCGGTTGCCGGCGTTTTGTTGGTCATCGCATTCATCATTACGTTCTATCGTGTCTTGATGCGTCGTGCGACGAAGTAA